Part of the Asterias rubens chromosome 20, eAstRub1.3, whole genome shotgun sequence genome, ATAagcgttttatttttcagaTGCCGAACATAAAACTATCAAGTTCAGATGGTGAGATCTTCGAGTTGGATGTGGAAATCGCTAAACAATCCGTTACAATCAAGACAATGTTGGAaggtttgtattttttgtgGCATTTTAAAGACATCTATCAATAATATTAGTACTGTTGCATATTTCATCAGACTGCAGTGTTATTCTTTTAATTTACCAAAAATTCAGAATGTGAGTTTTGTCTTAATTGATGGCTTTGACAGGACAGGTCAGGAATTGAATGGAGGCCATGGTTTCTGTTCCCCCTGATTGTGATCTCAATTCCCATAGTCTTgaagattttctaatggaagtgccatttGCAAGATTACCTAGCGCTCAACATGGataaaattaagaaaatagGTTAGCTGAAACTCAGCTCTCAGATTTTGTTCTCAATTTTTGAAGGTTTGTGAATACTTTTGATGgcaaggtatttatgaatgttgtaCTCTCCTACAAGCATTGTTGCTGTCCTGAAGAGAGTGGGTTGCAAAATTCATTTGTGATCTGTGTTTATGCTGTCAAGATTGTGCTTATAGACGTTGTGACCTATGTtaacattcaaaccgccctctgttgacaaaacaaaacattgtatacgtcatgtttcgccgggcaaaaagacgcgtagtcatggtaagattgaatacactttctagctggctgccgaAACACAAACTTTTTGTCCGGTGGTATGACCGCGAATCATGTTATAAATGGTTTtagagtgacgtcagaggtcacatcgtctataagttGATGATATATTTTCAATTTGTCCCGAGAGAGATTGGAAGCTCCATCCCTCTTATAGTTGGCAGTGCTTCTCTCTGGAACCCTTGCAGATTTGTTGCAGTGACTGCAGCCACTGGTAGCCTGTTCCAAATCCGAACAGCGCTTGGGAAACggctatacgcctctcttaatacttatgcatgacgtcataattcttacccaaaatgaggctatgggcgcctTTCCCctatcacttgcagtggctgcgcccatcgccttgttttgagttagcattgtgacgtacctcatgcataaatattaagagaggcgtatagacCTTtgtcacgctgtcaccatcttggtcatgttcactGTTTCCATaaaagtaatgaatgctaacattcattgcgtaaacatggcaccagactattatttcgtctagcctcagtttggttacattgatttggaatggagtaaaatcaaggtggccacaccgtgataaagctCTATAGAGTAAAGtaaaaaagtaaatttgtgcTCAGTAAATAATTGTGCtgcattttctttttactttgacAGATCTTGGAGTGGATGAAGACGACGATGAACCCATACCTCTCCCTAACGTCAACTCAGCAATCTTGAGGAAGGTGATTAAGTGGTGTACGTACCACAAGGATGACCCACCACCACCAGAAGATGATGAGAACAGAGAGAAAAGAACGGACGATCTCTGCGGATATGACTTAGATTTCCTTAAGGTCGACCAAGGGACACTCTTTGAGCTGATTCTGGTGAgaacaataacattttttttttttattaagccaCAAGCCACTCGGATGTCAACTGCCCAGAGCAGCTTAGTGGCAGTTGAACACTGCAAACTGGTCATGGTCGATTCCGTGCAAACATGTTCTAGATGGGCTTGATTGCAAGGCCAGTCTGTTGGTGTGGAGCTGCCCTCCTAACTAACAGCTGCCGACATCACCCAGGCCTGTTACTTTATGTATGCAACAAAGGCGGTGCCTTCATGTCCCtttgtcattgcctttgtgcctatgaaatgctcaagtagaaatgtACAAGTTCCTCATAGGGTGACCTTTACCAAAGATAaaatggtgcccttgccctttcaaaaacgaagcctACAGGCCTGACCACTAGTGACTGCATTTATCACAGTCACCCTGGTGACATCCCCTTAAGGAGCTAGACAGTCTGACCACACGATGGCTACCTGACACCAATTGTATTATCTAACTGTAGCCTAATCCAAGACATAGGTAAATATATCTCACATTTATTtgcttgaaaaagaaaacacattccTGGTACATTTTATGAGAACATTTGTTGTCTTTACTTGATTAGGGTATGATTTTCTTTGATGACCCTTATATTCTGAAGAAAATGAAACATTCTGAAAATGTTGACAAGTGGTTACAATTTGAGATTTCTTGATGACTTTGTCTACAGGCTGCAAATTATCTGGACATCAAGGGTCTTCTGGATGCTACATGTAAGACGGTGGCCAACATGATCAAAGGCAAGACCCCTGAAGAGATTAGGAAAACATTCAATATTAAGAACGACTTCAGCCCAGCAGAGGAAGAACAGGTTCGTAAAATTTTCCATTTAACCCCTCATCTAAGTCTTATCAAGATTTATAAAATATAGGTGTCCAAACTGAAAAGCTGGACAGCAAGTTGGTTGTTTCCAAGACTTATCAAGGAAAGgtgtgaagctttgcatggtgtaagaAGTAGGAGAaggatgtttctgatcagcagagtgagaTCGAGTCcctgtcttgacacttgtgtccttaagcaagcgCTACAAGTCTATTATTTTCAAGACTTCTGCAAGTAAAGATtttaagctttgcatggtgaaggaCGAACAAGGGTTTAAGTGGCTGAGCGGTCAAGCGCACTGGGCcgggctctggtgtttctgatcaaaagagtgtgggttcgagtcccaatcTTGAcgtttgtgtccttaagcaagactttaaactattattgctttgtcctttggatgggacttGAAGTCGTTGGTCCTGTATGtttgtgtaatgcacaaaaagaacccagtgacaCAGGCATGTAAAATTTCCACTTTTACAAATGTATTACTAGgtataatttgtttacttcaGTAGCAAAGTTTCCCTGTGTGGCATCCTACAAATCAGTAAAATTATCTCCTTTTTTCCTTGCTTTTTTAATACAGGTCCGAAAGGAAAACAGCTGGTGTGAAGAAAAGTAGACCCCCGTCATTTATTTAATTCAAAGCTCCACCCACAAAAAGTCTCAAGTCGGAAGAAAACATGTTTGCCAGCCTCACCCCCAACTTTCCATTTTGCGCGACGTCACTTGATGGATCTTGATGGAAGATGATAGTTTTAGCTGATCCTATGAAGTTAGTTGCCTCTAGTCTAGGCTTGTACTCGCCAATTTGCTTTTTTGTCTGTTACTTTAAATACATGGTGAAGTCAAGGCTGTTGGAGAAATAGACTGGTGCTGTGTTGTTGCATTTATTGTCTGCACTTTGATTCTAATGCTACACAGTGAACCAAACAAACATGGCGGCCAGCTCCATTTGAAATGCTAGTCGTGTTCGAGATCCACCATTTGTAAAAActtgtaaaatgtttttgttatacAAATTTTGTTCATAAAATTTCTGGCAAAGTTATGAAAGGTTGATGTTTGGTTATTCAAggcatttttttaacaaggatTTAGGACAGAAAAGTTCTGTGGTGTTCTGTCACTGATGTTTAAAATTCTTAAAATTCTTACGGGTGTATAAAGCCAAGTCATGGAGGATCTTCGgccagtaaaaaaaatgttttctgtaaCCACACCCAACATAGAAAACACACAGAACTTTTgcctttttgtttgaaaaaaaaaatgagatcgGGAAAGTGTAAATAATATTTAGTGAAGATAGAGGCAACTGAGGTGCCAttgtcaaattcagttttgtgatgcactcattttcaacTAGATACAGTCTTAATATCATGAAAAggaaacatgaaacattttaaTTGAGGTTAGAGACTCACAAGGACTCTatcttttgaaaaatgagtcCATCATCAAACTGATTTGACCTTGGAGACCCTCTCTTTATTGTTTACTCAACCATAGAGGTTTCGACCGCCATGACTCGACTCGGTAAGAAGTTGTAGTTAGACAAAATGTTAGATATTTAGTTGGGTCCAAAATTACAGCTcttctaaaataaaaaagggcaCACGAAAAACGCCCTTGCTTAAAACATGGAATTAACCCTGTGAGCACTAGGTCAAATCAAATaacttgtgcttagcagaattgcgTTATCAACCAAAATCCCATTAAGTCTTAATTGCTTTTGATTGGTTTCCTGCTGAGATTTGCTTAGCGGGTATATTTTGTGAGCTGAACATCTGAATAGAACTAAGCCTATCGTAGTTTATTCTTCACTTATTAGGCTTAGCAGAAGGCAGGAAATATAATTGTTATGAGTTAGGTATGAAATGCTCCCCCTCCCATTGATGAAGATGAGGTAACGCCTGTGTATTTTCCCCTCTTTTATAAAAGAATTGTTGTGTGTAATAATTACTATAATATCAATTGAATTGTTTGTTATACTTTGGCTTTTGTTTGAAGCAAGCATGATGTGATAATttgcacaaaattaaaaaacagaatAATTGTACAATGTTGTTTTAGCACATCTTTATTCCAATTTCTTGTATTAATGAATGAATATGTGTTTATTGTAgatgtttgaaaacatttcactgTTTGCCCACCTGGGCCAGGATTGTCTCATGCATTTTAGATAATTAAACATTTGTCTTCAAACAATCAATCATTGCTTCTTTGTCTCTTTGAATCAGAATAAAGTtgagtttgttttgaaaacgaAGACGTAAGTTAATAACCAAGCTTTATGATTGGTCTGTTGCGCGTAGACAGGTAtggaccttatcgcaaataccaacgCACAAGCgaagactgttgaatgaggtacaTTGTAGGATAtaatggatcaaatttggataccagcaagaccacaatgcacctaattcctagctttacgcgcgcgccccggtatttgcgaaaaggtctcaTCTGTGTTGGAATAGACGGGAGGTTGCGCGCAACCAACCAATCATAGTCCAAGGAAAATTATCTTACGCTTAACGGACCAATCACAAAGCTTGGTTATTAACTTACGCTTAACAGACCAATCATAAAGCTTGGTTATTAACTTACGCGCAACAGACCAATCATAAAGCAGCAGTTGTCCACACgtaagagggcggtatttaacaCCACCGTTAATTTTTCACCAGCAAACAAAATACCACCGTTAAACcagcatagcgccctcattttTGTGTTGGTACACTAATTAAAAACACAGTCCacatgtcaaagaccactcAGCTCAACTTCAGTTCTTGAGCTTTGAATTCGTTCATATTTTCTTCACTTTTTGGCAGAACTTTTGCCATTTCTGTGGGTATAATAAACTACCGACTCTACACGAGGGAATCCCAAACTAGAATTAATCACAAGGAAGGTAAGCAAACACTGTCACTGCGCTGCGCTCACTCAGCAGCAGAGGGAGTGGCAGTtccatttttttacaaggttTATCATTAATATCCCGGTTCTGCACTGCCTGCATTGTGTGGAGAGGCAGAGGGGTAAAAATAGAGTTACATATTTTAAgaacccttcttctcaggtaagaacAAATTCAGTgtttttggagttaattaattaagggcggataaattggtggcgacatgcGGAAAATTATCCGCGTATAGTTGTAACTGTAATTGTAAGTGGAAGGTTTTTCCAGTTTGTTGCatgataaaatttgtggaaacgTTCTTTCCAGTGCTCTTCAAATTTCGTAAGTAGGCttgtgttttttgggggttttttttgggggggggggcgtaacACTGGAATGGGGCTAACCCCACAAAGTTTAAAACACGAAAGATTCATAAAATTATAAGGTATCAGAAAACACAATTAATTATGAATAATGTGGGCTCATATTATGAGCCCACATTGTCGCACTTCTTTAGTCTATATCGTTGGCACATTAATGTTTAAGTTTCAGCATATTCGGGCATAAAGCTCAAAATTTGTATGTGTTCAGGAGACTAAAATAAAACCAATGTTCTCCATTTTGTAATTTATCTCACTGGATATCCCCGGATGTGTCATGATTGCCTTAAAGGAAGTTCAGGAATAATAGACGTTAAATAATTGCATAAGTGATTTCCTGCAAGACCTTGCATTAAATTTCAACATCCTGTATTACACCACTGCTGTTACACTGTGTACCACCACATACAGTGGCATAATGTCATATACTCAAAACAGTCCTTCCTCACAAGTGAAAGCTGTcattttgttatgttatttttCAACTGTGGTGGTTAGAtcgcaggacttgcaatcacaaggttgtgggttggaatcccccAAGCCAATtgtggatttcacaatgactagtatAAGTATTgatgtctagttactgaatcacaatttcttgctTTGTGTAAttataatcatagacattaaaccaatgtttgtatgagagacaTTAGCTGCTGCCAGCTTGGTTTTTATATCTACTTGTTGGAGTTTGCCAAGCTCCCTTCACggaaagatcatctaaacaaacaaacaagctcAGTTCAATTTCTCAATATTTCAGTTcaattgttaaatttttaaCAGACTCGTCACTTTATAATCGCCTTGATACATTTAATTTAATCTTGCAGATTAAACAAATCTGAGCATCTAAACTGTACACCAGAATTGAGCAACAGACGTAGAACTCATCAGAACTCATCAGTACTCATCAGGACTCACAGCCAAGATGACAATACTCTATGGTTGTGTTGCCAGGGGTAACACTGTTCTTGTTGAACACTCATCGAGTTACGAGCACAACTTTGCAACGGTCACTAAGTCCATGCTACAAAACATCTCTACGAGAGATTCTAAGTCTGTCTACACGTCAGATCAGTAAGTGTTTATGAACTCGTACTTTAAATTGTCGGggctgagcggtctagttctccggacccaagctctgtgTGTTGTCagcaacagagtgtgggttcaaatcccagtcatgacacttttgtccttgagcgAGACACTTTCAAACCATAAATGCTTTATACAAAAAGTTGGGAATGctgtgcattctgctctaccagtcggGCTCCTAGTGTATGAAACCctagcctacatccttacagactgtgaagggggtaacctgGTTTCAACCctagaagtaggtggcaacgtgtccctggtgGTAGTAGCCCTCtcctagtgcattctgctctaccagtcgggctcctagtggatgatacccaagcctacatccttacagactgtgaagggggcaaCACTGTTTATGCCCCAAGAGTaagtggcaacgtgcccctggtggcagttgatctgGGTTGACAAACCAAATCAGTGAAATTTAGCCCTCACCATAAAATGGATACAAGGCCTTGTGAGTCTGGTAGATGATGAtacctcataaaaaaaatagttttaaataaaaaacaaatttcaatttataccccctcccccccaatcCTCAGGTACATGTTCCCGGTCATAGTGCAAGATGGTATCACATATTTGTGCGCAACGACAACAGATTTCAGCAAGCAGAAGTCACATTCATACTTGAACGAGATCATCCGACGTGTCGCGTCAACCAGTCTCAGTCAACGTGTCCAGCACGCCGGAGAGTATGAGCTGGATAGAGATTTCAGTAACGTCCTCAGTCAAGAAATGGTAAGGTCAAGTTTCAAATAtctaagataagataagataagataagaactttatctAGAGGACCATTCAGAATAGtcacacaaaaatatttataGTATGgcagaccaggggtcgatttcacaaagagttgggactagtcctaacatatggactagtcctaggagatattaaaaactaaaggctagtcctatgttaggatgagtagctcgtcctaactcgagataagactagtcttaactctttgtgaaacccactcCTGGGCTTAAGGATTTTGTAAAGTGCCCCTttccagaggaaaattgctgcgCCTCTTCAAGATCAAAGTTAAAGGCCTTCTTCAAGATCAAAGTTACAGGCCTGCTTGCATCCACCCAAACTGAACAAAGCACTCTTATAATAGTAAGTCAagcatacctcaaaaaggctaaaggTTTCTGGGCTCTGTGTTATTCCAGacctgccgtcaatttcacaaactcttcctaacttaggattaatcttatgacttaggacgagtcccaaccccgcactgtagcatgcagatcTTAAGGttaatccaaagttaggacgagttactcgtcctaactcgagataagacgagtcctaactcttcgtgaaattgATGGCTGGGTCCTAATTTCATAGTGAGCAAATATCTAATCGACGCTTCCAGAAGTAGGGAATCCCGCGCTTAtgtaaagcatatttcacgagAATTGTAGCATGTGCGCATGCGTATTTCATGTTATTACGCATTCTTTGCTTTAATACACAGCTCACACAGAAATTTGCTCTCGGAAATTTGCTGAGGAAGTTGATTGCAAGCGCAGAATCAAACAGTAaccagaaccatgaaatttggctctggTGTTTCTCATTCGAAAGTAACTATCGTTTGCTGATTTACATTCTTTCGTTTTTTTAGGATCACTACAGCCACATGAAGGAGAGCAACAGTAAAGTCAGTGCCCTTCAGAACCAGGTGGATGAAGTCAAAGATATCATGATTCAAAACATTGATAACGTACTGAGTAGAGGCGAGAAACTAGACGACCTCATGCAGAAGACAGAGGACTTGGAAGCCAGCGTAAGTCTAATTTTTCTCTTGTCAGGTTAAGGTTATTGGGTGTTGGACAtaggggtgttgaaacataggggtgtcggaacataggggtgtcggaacattaATTTgccagaacataggggtgtcggaacataggggtgtcggaacataagggtgtcggaacataggggtgtcggaacataggggtgtcggaacattaATTTgccagaacataggggtgtcggaacatagggttgtcggaacatagggttgtcggaacataagggtgtcggaacataggggtgtcggaacataggggtgtcggaacattaATTTgccagaacataggggtgttggaacataggggtgtcggaacataagggtgtcggaacataggggtgtcggaacataaggGCGTCGGAACATTAATTTgccagaacataggggtgtcggaacataggggtgtcggaacataggggtgtcgaaacataagggtgtcggaacataggtttgccagaacataggggtgtcggaacataggggtgtcggaacataggtttgccggaacataggggtgtcggaacataggggtgtcggaacatagggttatcggaatataggggtgtcgaaacataaGGGTGTCAGCACAAAGTGTTCATGGAGTATAGGGGTGTTGGTACATAGGGTGACAAACATACAGCGGTCATTGTGGCAATAGATTAACGGCCATCTTTCGTTTTGCTTTGACAGGCTCAGTCATTTCAGAAAAGTGCCAGGAGGGTGAGCAATAAATACAAGTGGATGAATCGACGGAACTTGCTCATCATGATTATTGTGATTACCATCGTCTTAGCCATTCTTATTGTCATCATCTTGAAGATTGCCGGAGTCTTCTAAACACATGTACTGTAAGTTGTGACACTCAGCACTAAGACCATACTGTTATAGTTATTGGTCAGTTCACATTGTCTAAAAACCTGCAGTATGGTGCGAAATCATTGTTAAAATTgtgggtttttgttgttgtatgaagttttaaaataaaatcatccaTTAAGCTTTACATTTGGATGCtatgaaatttttgccaaacTAAGtgctaaaaaaattacaacaattcAAAAGTGACACtgctttttttaaaatatatttgtgATAATCTAAAATAAGCTTTTTCATGATCGTTTTGGGGGAGTCCCTTCCATGAACAATAATGTCACATTGCCTTTGCGTCGTAACGTtttgatacatgtagctgtccATACCAAGCAGTGGGTTCTGGTCATTTTTTGAGCTTCAAAATCATTAGCATTTTTTCTCTACTCAAATATTGCATAATCACCTTGATAATACCAAGTGCATTTCAGATCAAGTGCCGTTGAAAAGTGAATTCACTTTCTTAACCCCCTCCGATCCAAAATACTCTCTTCACAGATGATTCAATTAAGTAGCTGAAAAAAAGACTGCTTATCCTACCATGTTGTTCTTGATCTAAGTTCATTTGATGATTGTCTAAAACCCAATTGTAAATGTGACCTAAGTCTGCCcatccccccctcccccccccagttacatgtacatctcaGATGGTTTTAAATGGGTTTTTTTGTTGGTCGTACCTTTTACTGTTACTATCAAATATAGATCTTGAACAACAAGTGTATGGATGATACCAGTGCTGTATTATGTCACAAAATTACATTGTATATTTCTTTGGTTTTGGGAAAGTGTTTCTAAAGATCTTTCAGCAAATTGAATGCTCTGAAATTGGACAAgtgacttaaaaaaataatggttttcAAGCATAAGTGAAGCTCATTTGTAATAAATATTGACATGTGCATTAAAGTTGGTCGATCcaaaatataatattatatattttttcataattaaattgttttaaattattattattgttattgtatatCAATTAACTGGAATGTTATTTGaaattattgaattttaaaGTAATTACTAAATCCGAAATGATGACTTTCTTTTAATATGGTTTAGTACATGTATCTTGATGAACACAAGTTAACAACAATTGTAAATTTAATTgtgttatttaaaacaaatactaCTAGACTTTTGTGAATGTGTGAGAGAGAGAAAATACCCTTTCgcagttgatttattttttattaaatattatctCTTAAGATTTATTGTAAATGTATAACAATTATGTAGATATATGATTCTTTCAGACTGTGTAAAACATTCCGTACTTTGCATCTGCTAACAAAAATGACTAAAATACAACACCTAGGAAGTTACATTggagaaaatgttgttttattttgttctcataTTGCGGTCTAACAAGACATTCATTTAGAAGatggtggggggtggggggggggtactgcCCTGCCCCTTTCCTGGCTATACCCCTGTTCCCATGAGATAATGTTCTCATTCCTATGATGTCATTGTTTGTTCCaacaatatgaaataaataaatcctACAATATATTAGTTATTTCCAATGAGATATAAGTTGTCCTGGTCATTCTTCAACAAAAACAGTCTTTTTCATTTGCAGTGAAGTACACCCTATATCCTGGataaagttaaataaaaatttcataaaaaagcTTAACTTGTCTCTTTGACCGATctattcaacatttttttttaaactggacCTACCCCCTTTGTGTTTTATTAAAACCAGATTTGATAAAGTGATGGACTTCCTTGTACCtccttatatatatttttaaatttttcaccccaaatttgatcaaaatgatGGACCTTGGTCAACCATAGTTTTCCAACTCTGGTTTGTTAGTCGTGTTAGTATGTGCTGTCAATGTAGTAGGCCTTTCAGAGCAGTAATTAAATTGCTCTTTCTGTGGCTGGAAGTAAAAGCTaaccaaacaaaaacttgtttgttgCGCCCCGTCTATGCTACCTTGGTGGCAaggagggattcgaacctgcacCACCAAAATGACTGGTGCATAGTTGTGGacaaatttgttcaaacttATTTATTCTTATATTACCAGTCATTTTAATAACTGCTCTGAAAAGCCTACTACAACactacttaaagggaaggtacacctttggtaattactcaaaacaaataacaaatattaacttaaaaacttacttggtaacgagcattggcgagctgttgatagtataaaacattgtgggaaacaactccctctgaagtaacatagtttttgagaaagaggtaatttctcactaaaataacaaaagacttctagctagaagtcttttattcttatctgaaacgggtgggttttttttcatcattttctcgcaactttgatgaccgattgagcccaaattttcacaggcttgttattttatgcttatgatgggatacactaagtgagaagactggtctttgacagttccCAAACGTGTTTTAAAACAGAATAATGTGGGGCAAACTTAATGTAGGAAATCATGGCTGGTACAGAACTACCCTCAAATTATCAAAGGAAACTTACATGAAATCACAGCTAGCATGCAGCGCACCAatgcaattacatgtactttcatcAACCCAGTATGCCAAGCCTCAGCTCTCCACACACAAGATGTTGCCTGGTCGCACCCAAAAGCCAACTAAAAACCAGTCTAGCATTCCCTGAACGGGGCTGTGAAATAAGGACTAAAGGAATGTCATTCATGAAAAAGAATGCTGTTCTAAATGGTCATTACACATGTCAATGATGTACTGAACAAAAAGAACTGGTTCAGCGGGTTTTACAGGTGGTGCATCCATGTGAAGTTTGATAAAGGAACACAAATTGAAAAGTGACAAGCTGTCAATCTCaacagtgggggggggggggcacaaaaCTATCGAATACAGAAAACACACCTGATTATTGAATAAATCATaaattcattaaaacaaattgaaataataaattGTGAAACTTTAGGGGGTAAAATCCtgtattatttattgattcGCTATCATTTTATTTAAGTTCTTCACACAGGTTAAAAAACTTTGGACAATAACAAAATTCCATCAATTAATcttgaacatttttaaagtcTTAAAACCTACCAGATGGGGATTGATCCCTTCAAAAAATTGCACCTGAAGAGGAACCAAGCTTTTATGTTTCTGGAGGTAAAGGTTTACGACACCTCCCCAGACAGACAATTAGAGCAAAAATTCATTCAAACTAGGGCTcgaacagggttacccccttcatcAAGGATAGTCTCCTCTGTACAGAAGTACAAGAGGAGAGATATATTATAAACTCCAATTCACGTAAAAATTATGGACATCATGTCTTTGCCTTattcaaaccaaatattattattatgattattattattactcctGGGGCAGGAACAGGGTAATACCCTCTTCAAGCTTGTCTCCTCTTAGTACAGAAGTACTGACCTCTGCTAAAATCCTATAATGAATTCCTGAGATTCGAAGCACACAATGAATGGGCAATAGAGGGGGTACTACCACGCCCTTATACCAAGCACCCAGACAATAGAGGGGGTACCACCACACCCTATACCAAGCACCCAGACAAAATTGTtgtcagaattgtttttttttataaggatATTGCAGTCACAATAAAACACAGACTAAACAAAAACCATTCTAACAAATGCACCAGCTAGGTTTGTTTGTTCTCTTTCGTGACAATCTGGAATGTCTTTATCGTGAATCGGCCGGA contains:
- the LOC117303758 gene encoding vesicle-associated membrane protein 7-like; the protein is MTILYGCVARGNTVLVEHSSSYEHNFATVTKSMLQNISTRDSKSVYTSDQYMFPVIVQDGITYLCATTTDFSKQKSHSYLNEIIRRVASTSLSQRVQHAGEYELDRDFSNVLSQEMDHYSHMKESNSKVSALQNQVDEVKDIMIQNIDNVLSRGEKLDDLMQKTEDLEASAQSFQKSARRVSNKYKWMNRRNLLIMIIVITIVLAILIVIILKIAGVF
- the LOC117304093 gene encoding S-phase kinase-associated protein 1-like, which encodes MPNIKLSSSDGEIFELDVEIAKQSVTIKTMLEDLGVDEDDDEPIPLPNVNSAILRKVIKWCTYHKDDPPPPEDDENREKRTDDLCGYDLDFLKVDQGTLFELILAANYLDIKGLLDATCKTVANMIKGKTPEEIRKTFNIKNDFSPAEEEQVRKENSWCEEK